One Anastrepha obliqua isolate idAnaObli1 chromosome 6, idAnaObli1_1.0, whole genome shotgun sequence DNA window includes the following coding sequences:
- the LOC129250031 gene encoding uncharacterized protein LOC129250031 — protein sequence MAEVETEKKWTFNLTKLLITTRWESEPEFAGKKRKKTVLWQQVLLKMKETEPGLTFTRDDITRKFLNLMVTYRRIKKRNNTSGQGATNWEFFDLLDEIYGTRADIVVPEDILDSSILELSESEEQPAFTSKRSKRDVKEIMSDICETDKKYMEEFLQMEKEKLEIERLKIEEMKKLRELLSNMQ from the exons ATGGCAGAGGTTGAAAC tgAAAAGAAGTGGACATTCAATTTGACCAAGTTATTGATCACGACCAGGTGGGAAAGTGAACCGGAGTTTGCGGGCAAAAAACGCAAAAAGACAGTTTTGTGGCAGCAGGTGCTCCTTAAAATGAAAGAAACTGAACCAGGACTGACATTCACTCGTGACGATATAACTCGAAAGTTTTTAAATCTAATGGTAACCTATAGGCGcattaaaaaaaggaacaacaCATCTGGGCAAGGTGCGACAAATTGGGAGTTTTTTGatcttttagatgaaatttacGGCACACGCGCAGATATTGTGGTTCCTGAAGATATCTTGGATTCATCAATATTAGAATTGTCTGAAAGTGAGGAGCAACCTGCTTTCACTTCAAAGAGATCTAAACGTGATGTTAAGGAAATTATGAGTGATATTTGTGAGACAGACAAGAAGTACATGGAGGAGTTTTTGCAAATGGAAAAAGagaagttggaaattgaacgcttgaaaatagaagaaatgaaaaaattgcgaGAGTTGTTATCAAACATGCAGTGA
- the LOC129250029 gene encoding uncharacterized protein LOC129250029 has translation MQFFDTTALLCIHLGGSIVSFKNTADAIKMDVTVKKLAICSFAELFSENQSSSDLLIAKKMRKRHKLIFHLWKTQRIARNIPKCKKFLECIEEMPNDVFYSHFRMQIQTFQTLCEIVQPFWPAKNAGRPNIPLKLALHITLWRLGNQNSFRELSNIFNVGIGATYRVFFKTIKILLKLKSRIIKFPLTASERRIVMEKFQAMRSNPFPFVLGCVDGTHIKITQPTQSSISFYNRKGTFSVIAQAVVDSELRFIDVFAGYPGRCHDASVWQSSPLRQAIINGDIPFPPECHLLGDAAYPLERFLMVPYKDTGFLSEGQQRFNTILSSTRVCVEQAFGILKKKFRILNFIEIRNIKLVKNIIISCMILHNIIINNESFTTSDLPDILEDTSTESRADIEELDGRSKRDQLTNLLSA, from the exons ATGCAATTTTTCGATACCACTGCATTGCTTTGCATACATCTAGGTGGCAGCATTGTTTCATTTAAGAACACAGCTGATGCAATCAAAATGGATGTGACGGTGAAAAAATTAGCAatttgctctttcgctgagttaTTTAGTGAAAATCAATCCAGTAGTGATTTACTTATTGCAAAAAAGATGAGAAAaagacacaaattgatttttcacTTGTGGAAGACGCAGAGAATCGCGAGAAATATtccaaaatgcaaaaagtttctCGAGTGCATTGAAGAAATGCCCAACGATGTCTTTTATAGCCATTTCAGGATGCAAATACAAACATTCCAG acTCTTTGCGAAATAGTACAACCCTTTTGGCCGGCAAAAAATGCAGGACGTCCCAATATACCATTGAAGCTAGCATTGCATATTACGCTTTGGAGATTAGGAAATCAAAATAGTTTCCGTGaattaagtaatatatttaacGTTGGTATTGGTGCTACTTATCgggtatttttcaaaacgattaaaatcttattaaaactaaaaagtcGTATCATAAAATTTCCCTTGACCGCATCAGAGCGTCGGATTGTTATGGAAAAATTTCAGGCAATGCGCAGCAACCCATTTCCGTTTGTCCTAGGATGCGTAGATGGGACACACATCAAAATCACCCAACCAACGCAAAGCAGCATCAGTTTTTATAATAGAAAAGGCACATTTTCAGTAATAGCGCAAGCTGTTGTGGATAGCGAATTGCGTTTTATCGACGTTTTTGCTGGATATCCTGGGAGGTGTCACGACGCTTCCGTGTGGCAAAGCAGCCCTTTACGTCAAGCAATAATAAACGGAGATATTCCCTTTCCTCCTGAGTGCCATTTGCTGGGAGATGCAGCTTATCCACTGGAGAGATTTCTTATGGTACCATATAAAGATACCGGCTTTTTAAGTGAGGGACAACAAAGATTTAATACTATTTTAAGTAGTACAAGAGTCTGCGTGGAACAAGCGTTtggaattttaaagaaaaagttccgtatactgaatttcattgaaattcgcaACATCaagcttgtaaaaaatattataatttcatgtatGATACTCCATAACATCATTATAAATAACGAAAGTTTTACCACTTCGGATCTTCCTGATATATTAGAAGATACAAGTACGGAATCCCGAGCAGACATCGAAGAGTTGGATGGTAGATCAAAACGAGATCAATTAACCAATTTATTATCAGCTTAA